In Hippoglossus stenolepis isolate QCI-W04-F060 chromosome 5, HSTE1.2, whole genome shotgun sequence, one genomic interval encodes:
- the pdp2 gene encoding pyruvate dehydrogenase [acetyl-transferring]-phosphatase 2, mitochondrial, with amino-acid sequence MSGRVYASILQRASSYTLSSTSPLQHVHLVALPSSQPPPATRCPFPSWTTFRSVHLRSSGEGSASWSQRGRRFSTNQDLDFQLNRLQVNNILRSNEQIVNLPEFDSRGLSSVTKFESNQVAANTPNEDRRSAATCLQSKGMLFGVFDGHGGWACAQAVSERLLYYIAVAMMPKRGLEELENSMEYGRPVPPILQWYKHHADLNYRDSASLYINHLRVFWQDLLESEEHGDGMSPFDALECAFKRLDADISLEAQVPLSNDLMKSTAIQVAFAGCTACVAHIGTDGIHVANAGDCRAVLGVREEDGSWSALPLSQDHNSQNQTEMERIKAQHPSSERHTVVTDDRLLGVLMPLRAFGDVRFKWSYELQQSILANLESGVDLDSLNLYQYTPPNYLTPPYLDVIPEITYHKLRPQDRFLILGTDGLWDELGNEEAVRLVGEHLSGIHLQAPVSSSQKQLKLGTMLELLLKRRARASPALDTNSSTHLIRHALGTGEYGELCQGRLASMLALPEDLARMYRDDITATVVYLNSDLARPHHS; translated from the exons ATGTCTGGTCGTGTGTACGCCAGCATCCTTCAAAGAGCCTCCAGCTACACACTGTCTTCTACCAGCCCACTCCAG CATGTCCACCTTGTAGCACTCCCCTCCTCTCAGCCTCCACCAGCCACCCGCTGTCCCTTCCCATCCTGGACAACCTTCAGATCCGTCCACCTGCGCTCCAGTGGTGAGGGGTCAGCAAGCTGGTCTCAAAGAGGACGGCGCTTCTCCACTAATCAGGATCTAGACTTCCAGCTCAACCGGCTCCAGGTCAACAATATCCTGCGATCTAATGAGCAG ATTGTGAATTTGCCAGAGTTTGATAGCAGGGGACTCAGTTCTGTGACCAAGTTTGAGAGTAACCAGGTCGCTGCTAACACGCCTAATGAGGACCGTCGCAGTGCAGCCACCTGCCTCCAG TCAAAGGGCATGCTCTTTGGAGTGTTTGACGGTCATGGGGGTTGGGCGTGCGCCCAGGCTGTCAGTGAGCGACTGCTGTACTACATCGCAGTTGCAATGATGCCCAAGAGGGGCTTGGAGGAGCTTGAGAACAGCATGGAGTACGGCAGACCTGTTCCTCCTATCCTGCAGTGGTACAAACACCATGCTGACCTCAACTATCGTGACTCTGCTTCGCTCTACATCAACCACCTCAGAGTCTTCTGGCAAGATTTACTGGAGAGTGAGGAGCATGGTGACGGCATGAG cCCCTTTGATGCTCTGGAATGTGCTTTCAAGCGTCTCGACGCTGACATCTCCCTGGAGGCTCAAGTCCCTCTTTCCAACGACCTGATGAAAAGCACAGCCATCCAG GTGGCGTTCGCCGGTTGCACTGCCTGTGTGGCTCACATTGGCACAGATGGGATCCACGTGGCAAATGCTGGCGACTGCCGAGCAGTACTGGGGGTGCGGGAGGAGGACGGTTCATGGAGTGCTTTACCCCTGTCACAGGACCATAACTCGCAAAACCAGACTGAGATGGAGCGAATCAAAGCCCAGCACCCGTCATCAGAGAGACACACGGTGGTCACAGATGATAGACTGCTGGGG GTTCTGATGCCCCTGCGTGCTTTCGGTGACGTGAGGTTCAAGTGGAGCTATGAGTTGCAGCAGAGCATTTTGGCCAATCTGGAATCTGGAGTGGATCTGGACTCTCTCAACCTGTACCAGTACACTCCACCTAACTACCTAACTCCCCCCTACCTGGACGTGATACCTGAGATAACGTATCACAAGCTCAGACCTCAGGACCGCTTCCTGATTCTCGGCACCGACGGGCTGTGGGATGAACTGGGAAACGAGGAGGCTGTGCGACTGGTTGGAGAGCACCTGAGTGGGATTCACCTGCAG GCTCCAGTTTCTTCGTCTCAGAAGCAGCTAAAATTGGGTACCATGCTTGAACTCTTGCTGAAACGCCGGGCCCGGGCCTCCCCCGCCCTGGACACCAACTCTTCCACGCACCTCATCAGACATGCCCTCGGCACAGGGGAGTATGGAGAGCTATGCCAGGGGAGACTGGCCTCTATGCTTGCTCTGCCAGAGGACCTGGCTCGAATGTACAGGGACGACATCACCGCGACTGTGGTGTATCTGAACTCTGACCTGGCCAGACCTCACCACAGCTAA